In the Terriglobia bacterium genome, CCAAAGCCTTCCTGCGCAATCACTGCAGAAGCGCTGAACACCATAACGAGCCCGAACAGGAGCAGGACCACCACCGTCCCGAACAGCACCTTGTCAGTCTGGAGTTGCTTCGCCATCAGCCGCTAGCTCTCCTTAGGCCGCGATCGCCTGGCACGATTGACCCTGGCGGATGCTTCTTGCGTGTTATTCGAACTTCCGCCACCCATCGCGGCTTCGGGGCGGACCTCATATGCAAACGCCTCGTCTTCGACCGCCTCGAGCTGCGTCAGGTCGTCCGCACTCAGCACGAAATCATCCATCGCTTCTTCTGGGTCCCTTGAGCTTCGCGCGGACCCTTCCTCAGCACTCACTTCGAAAACGTATTCCAGTTCTCGAGGGGAGGTCAGCACCAGGCGCTCAGGCTGGGCGGAAACGGGAGCTTCCTGGTCGCGAATCGGCTCCTGCTCGGCCACAGGTTTTTCGAATGCCTTCGCCACAAGCGGGTCTGCCGGCAGCGCTGCAGACGCCGCGGGACGCGGAACGGCGCGATCGGGAATGACCTGCGCCTGAAGCACTGCACGGGCGCTGCTTCTCCTTGAGCTCTCCTCTGCCAGCCGTTGGACCAGTTCCTTGAATACCCGCCCGCGATGTTCGAAATTCTCAAACTGATCGAAGCTGGAACAGGCGGGAGCCAGCAGCACAACGTCACCGGGCCTTGCGCGCTCAGCCGCCGTCCTCACTGCCGTTTCCAGATCGCCGGCTTCAACAATCTCCACTGCGCCGGCCAGGTCGCTTACGATTTGTTTCCGGGCAGCTCCAATCACGAGAATTTCACGGACCCGGTCCTTCAACAAGCTCCGGAGCGGCCCATAGGGCGCACCCTTGTCCTTGCCTCCCAAAATCAGGTGTACCCCTCTCTCAAAGCTTGATAGCGCCTTCGCGGCCGCATCCACACTCGTCGCCTTGGAATCGTTATAGAAGTCCACGCCCCGAATTTCGCGCACGAACTCCAGCCGGTGTTCCACTCCGCTGAACTCGCGGACGGCCTTCCGGATAGAACTGAACTCTGCTCCCAGAACGCAGGCGGCGGCGGACGCAGCCAGCACATTTTCCAAATTGAAGGCGCCTAGCAGCCGGACGTCGCTCGTCCGCATCAAGCCCACTTCCAGGTTCTGCACCCGGTAAAGGACTGTCCCTGCCGAAATGAAAACACCGCTGGCAAGCTCCCTGCACCGGCTGAAGAGCACCTTCTGGCTTTGAATTGACGGAACCAGTTTCATCACGTTTTCGTCGTCCGCGTTCAGGATTGCGTAATCTTCGTGCTTCTGGTTCCTGAAAATTCGGGCTTTCGCAGCGATGTACGCCTCAAAGCTCGGATGTCGGTCCAGATGATTCGGGCTTAAGTTCAGCAGCGCGGCGACGTGCGGCCGAAACGAGCTGATGGTTTCAAGCTGAAAGCTGCTCAATTCTGACACTATTATGGATGGTGGAGGGTCAAGATCAACTGCCGAAAGCAGGGGCACGCCAATGTTTCCGCCTACAAAAGTGGAAAGGCCCGACGCTTCCAGCATCCTTCCGAGCAACGTCGCGGTGGTGGTCTTGCCGTTGGTACCCGTAATGCCCGCCAGGCGACCTTTGAGAAACCAACCAGCCAGTTCAATTTCGGGAACCACCGGGATTCCCTTCTGCCTCGCCAGGTTCAGGACCGGAAGGTCAGCCGGCACGCCGGGGCTTACGACGATAAGGTCCTGCCGGAGAAAAGTCGATTCCCGAGGCGGTCCAAGTTCGAGGCCGATGTGCCGGTTAAGCAGTTCCGGAACAACTGTTGGAAATGCCTCAGGGCCACGCAGGTCAGTCCCGGTGACCACCGCTCCGTGGTCGCTCAGCCAGTGTGCGGCTGCCACCCCGCTGCGGGCCAACCCCACCACCAGTACACTCTTACCCCGAATGTCCATCAGGAACGTCTCTCTGGCCGCCCATGACCGTTCGAGCGGAAGTGAGTGTCAAGTATTTCGGATACCACAACCGAAAGGGACCTTCGCCGCTGACGCGCCAGGCGCCGGGCGGTTTGCAGCGTTTTACGGTCCAGCGTCAGGCTCACTCGTGTCGGATTGCGGAACGACTTTGGTCTTCCCATCGATTATTTACGCGCATTTTATGCGCATAAACTCCTTGCGTCAACGGTTTTTGCAGACTACCGGAGCTTCAGAGTTGTCAGCGCAAACAGGGCGCAGATAAGCGCTGCGATCCAGAAACGCGCAATAATTTTCGACTCTTTCCAGCCCTGTAGCTCAAAGTGGTGGTGCAAGGGCGCCATCCTGAACACTCGCTTCCGGCGGAGCTTATACGATCCCACTTGTAGAATGACCGAAAGGGCCTCAATCACGAAGATGCCGCCGATAAACGGCAGCAGAAGTTCCTGTTTAATGATGACGGCCACTGCGGCCACCGCACCTCCCAGCGAGAGCGAGCCAACATCGCCCATAAAGATCTCGGCTGGGTACGCGTTGTACCAGAGGAAGCCAAGGCTGGAGCCGACCATCGCGCCGCAAAAAATCGTCAATTCTGCGGTCTGCGGCAAGTGCTCGATGTCAAGGTAGGCCGACCATACAGCGTGGCTGGACACGTAGGTCAGGACCGTCAGGGCCGAGGCAGCCACAACAATGCAGCCGATGGCCAGGCCGTCGAGGCCGTCCGTCAAATTGACGGCGTTGGACGACCCCACCAGTATGATGACGGCGAAGGCAACGAAAGGCAGAAAGGCAAGAGGATAACTCCACGAATTGTGCAGCAGGGCCTGAATGGTGAAACTGGGATGAATACGCTTGAAGAAAGGAAACACGATGGCTGTGGAATAAAGCCCCCACGCCGTCATCGCCACCAGGATCATGCCAAAAATGAAACTGATCAGAATTTGCAGCATGAATTTCGTCCGGGCCGTCAACCCCAGATTGTTCCGTTTTCGAAGCTTTTGATAGTCGTCCCAGAAGCCGATACCCGCAAACGCCGCAGTCACTCCAAGCGCCAGCCAAACGAACGGATTGCTGAGATCGGCCCAAAGCAGGGTAGGAATCACGATGCACAGGTTGATGAGGACACCGCCCATCGTAGGCGTTCCGGCCTTGGCCTGATGTGCTTTTGGCCCATCCTCCCGAATGTACTGCCCGATCTGGAACTGCTTCAGCTTCCGGATGACGTACGGGCCCAGGAACATTGAAAGGAACAGCGCGGTCAGACTGGCGTATGCGGTCCGAAAGGTGATGTAGTGAAAAAGATTTAACAGGTGATATTGGGCATGAAATTTGGAGTAAAGGTAATAAAACATGAGTCTCGTTCAGACCGTTCTCTCCGGAACCTGGCGGCAATTGCCGGAAGGCAAGTCAAGTGACTTCGCCAGCAATTCGGTAACCTTTTCCAGATTGACTCCACGGGAGCCCTTAATGAGCACTACATCACCCGGCTTGAGCAGGCCGCGACAGTATGGGGCGGCCTCCTGCGCGCTTGGGAAAAACACCGCTCTGGCTGGATCCAATCCCGCTTCAAGCGCGCCTTCGCGGATGAATCGGGCATCTCCATGGACGGCGACAAGGCCGTCAATACGGCTCTCCGCGAGCTTTCTGCCGATTTGCCGGTGCCATTCCGGCGAGGTTGGACCCAACTCCAGCATTTCCCCCGCCACCACAATCCGGCGTGCGGCGCCTTGCCATCCAGCGAGTGTTTCCACCATGCGTTCCATGGCACGAGGGTTGGAGTTATAGCAGTCGTTCAGGATGGTTATGTTTCCGGGCAGTGTAAATATTTCACTTCGCCGCGCTAAATTCTTGAAGGCCGAGAGCGCCGGTCCAAGGGCGCTGACGTCCAGCCCGCAAGAGCCTGCCGTTGCCAAGGCTGCGAGGGCGTTCTCCACATTGTGGGCGCCGGGCAACGGAAGGGTGAAGTCGCTCTCGCCCTTCGGACCAGAGAGAACGAAACGGCTTCCTCCTTCATGCGGACGGACGCTCGTTCCTCTGAACAGGGAACCTTCGCTCAAGCCAAAGGTCACCACCCGGCCGTCAAAGTCATCGGCAAATTTCCGGACCCGGGCATCATCGAAGTTCAGAACGGCAGTGGGCCTCCCATTGTGGTCGCTCAGGTTCTCGATCAGTTCCCTTTTGGCCTTCGCGATGGAATCGATCGAGTCGAAAAACTCCAGATGGACGGGAGCGACGTTCGTCACCACCCCTACGTCCGGCATGGATATTTGCGCCAGGCGAGCGATCTCGCCGGGTGCTGACATCGCAAGTTCCACCACAGCCACTTCGTGCGCAACCTCCAATCCCAGCAACGTCAGAGGGACTCCAAAATGATTGTTGAAGTTCCCTTCAGACTTGTGGACTCGGAACCGCGTAGCCAGAAGCGCAGCAACCATTTCCTTGGTCGTCGATTTGCCCATGCTTCCCGTGACGGCAATCACGCGGCCGCCCCATTGCTGTCGAACATGGCAGGCAAGGGCTTGCAGAGCCAGGATTGGGTCCGCCACGGGAACGAGTTGTGAGCGGACCGATGACGACGCCTGGTCCCTGAACTCCTTCTTCACCACGGCGCCCGCGGCACCGCGTTCCAAGGC is a window encoding:
- the mraY gene encoding phospho-N-acetylmuramoyl-pentapeptide-transferase — translated: MFYYLYSKFHAQYHLLNLFHYITFRTAYASLTALFLSMFLGPYVIRKLKQFQIGQYIREDGPKAHQAKAGTPTMGGVLINLCIVIPTLLWADLSNPFVWLALGVTAAFAGIGFWDDYQKLRKRNNLGLTARTKFMLQILISFIFGMILVAMTAWGLYSTAIVFPFFKRIHPSFTIQALLHNSWSYPLAFLPFVAFAVIILVGSSNAVNLTDGLDGLAIGCIVVAASALTVLTYVSSHAVWSAYLDIEHLPQTAELTIFCGAMVGSSLGFLWYNAYPAEIFMGDVGSLSLGGAVAAVAVIIKQELLLPFIGGIFVIEALSVILQVGSYKLRRKRVFRMAPLHHHFELQGWKESKIIARFWIAALICALFALTTLKLR
- the murD gene encoding UDP-N-acetylmuramoyl-L-alanine--D-glutamate ligase — translated: MDIRGKSVLVVGLARSGVAAAHWLSDHGAVVTGTDLRGPEAFPTVVPELLNRHIGLELGPPRESTFLRQDLIVVSPGVPADLPVLNLARQKGIPVVPEIELAGWFLKGRLAGITGTNGKTTTATLLGRMLEASGLSTFVGGNIGVPLLSAVDLDPPPSIIVSELSSFQLETISSFRPHVAALLNLSPNHLDRHPSFEAYIAAKARIFRNQKHEDYAILNADDENVMKLVPSIQSQKVLFSRCRELASGVFISAGTVLYRVQNLEVGLMRTSDVRLLGAFNLENVLAASAAACVLGAEFSSIRKAVREFSGVEHRLEFVREIRGVDFYNDSKATSVDAAAKALSSFERGVHLILGGKDKGAPYGPLRSLLKDRVREILVIGAARKQIVSDLAGAVEIVEAGDLETAVRTAAERARPGDVVLLAPACSSFDQFENFEHRGRVFKELVQRLAEESSRRSSARAVLQAQVIPDRAVPRPAASAALPADPLVAKAFEKPVAEQEPIRDQEAPVSAQPERLVLTSPRELEYVFEVSAEEGSARSSRDPEEAMDDFVLSADDLTQLEAVEDEAFAYEVRPEAAMGGGSSNNTQEASARVNRARRSRPKES
- the murF gene encoding UDP-N-acetylmuramoyl-tripeptide--D-alanyl-D-alanine ligase, translating into MFLPLAKVAEILGSEEPVSDHVITGCEIDSRRIKPGQLFFAVRGQRFDGHDFVAAALERGAAGAVVKKEFRDQASSSVRSQLVPVADPILALQALACHVRQQWGGRVIAVTGSMGKSTTKEMVAALLATRFRVHKSEGNFNNHFGVPLTLLGLEVAHEVAVVELAMSAPGEIARLAQISMPDVGVVTNVAPVHLEFFDSIDSIAKAKRELIENLSDHNGRPTAVLNFDDARVRKFADDFDGRVVTFGLSEGSLFRGTSVRPHEGGSRFVLSGPKGESDFTLPLPGAHNVENALAALATAGSCGLDVSALGPALSAFKNLARRSEIFTLPGNITILNDCYNSNPRAMERMVETLAGWQGAARRIVVAGEMLELGPTSPEWHRQIGRKLAESRIDGLVAVHGDARFIREGALEAGLDPARAVFFPSAQEAAPYCRGLLKPGDVVLIKGSRGVNLEKVTELLAKSLDLPSGNCRQVPERTV